One window of Bacteroides sp. AN502(2024) genomic DNA carries:
- a CDS encoding AAA domain-containing protein yields the protein MNQEMKLPYPKSEAIESYEILLAVCRAEDACLAIGYKQMRDLLERICRAQLQNESLQMTDLSARISFVSAKVGLSVAEQNRLHTFRLTSNAILNRQQEPNREQLLRDAKTLAFFIRKLSEEDIPFELYRLLPRADATYLLAPPARERVQRMRVCFQYADEQYLYVTPLDEVSDQPYLVRYHVPQINEEFAETCKLLWRHAQVNLLDVAIDEAGILTPSFIVLEPDYLLDISSLAECFRDYGHHPGNYFLSRLQPIENARPLLLGNIANLFLDECIHAKGEEIDYRTCMQKAFRRYPIELAACSDLRDKEKERQFFEDCKLHFDHIRETVNDTFHAAGYELDKTDAVLEPSYICEALGLQGRLDYMQRDMSSFIEMKSGKADEYAIRGKIEPKENNKVQMLLYQAVLQYSMGMDHRKVKAYLFYTRYPLLYPSRPSWAMVRRVIDLRNRIVADEYGIQLRNSLEYTSQKLEEINASTLNERGLKGRFWEKYLRPSIDNFQSKLKALSTLEKNYFYAVYNFITKELYTSKSGDVDYEGRTGAASLWLSTLTEKCEAGEIIYNLKIKENHAADEHKAGLTFSFFQASLPNFRQGDAIILYERNCDTDNVTNKMVFKGNIEYLTENEIGIRLRATQQNPSVLPAESLYAIEHDIMDTTFRSMYHGLYAYLSATQERRDLLLSQRPPRFDESLDSLIACSEDDFTRVALKAKAAQDYFLLIGPPGTGKTSCALKKMVETFHADEHAQILLLSYTNRAVDEICKSLASIVPAVDFIRVGSELSCDEAYREHLIENKLSSCNRRSEVYERIRNCRIMVGTVAAISGKPELFYLKHFDVAIIDEATQILEPQLLGLLCLRGEDGKNAIDKFVLIGDHKQLPAVVLQNTEQSAIYDESLLSIGLSNLKDSLFERLYRNCTVVCSSSAIQRSYDMLCRQGRMHPEVALFANRAFYGGRLIPVGLPHQMEDSDTICRLAFYPSVPEKAGASAKINHSEARIVADLAVRIYEHHRSDFDESRTLGIITPYRSQIALIKKELESVGIPALNRILVDTVERFQGSERDVIIYSFCVNYPYQLKFLSNLTEEEGVWIDRKLNVALTRARIQMFITGVPELLKLNPLYKSLLKLMEVS from the coding sequence ATGAATCAGGAGATGAAGTTGCCCTATCCGAAGAGTGAAGCGATAGAATCTTATGAAATTCTTTTAGCTGTTTGCCGGGCAGAAGATGCCTGTCTTGCCATAGGATATAAACAAATGCGCGACTTGCTGGAACGTATTTGTCGCGCGCAGCTGCAAAACGAAAGTTTACAGATGACCGATCTTTCTGCACGAATTAGTTTCGTGTCGGCTAAGGTGGGGCTTTCTGTTGCAGAGCAGAACCGGCTGCATACCTTCCGGTTAACTTCAAATGCTATCCTGAACCGTCAACAAGAGCCTAACCGGGAACAACTTTTGCGGGATGCGAAAACCCTGGCTTTCTTTATCCGCAAACTTTCGGAAGAAGATATTCCCTTCGAACTATATCGGTTGCTTCCTCGTGCGGATGCCACCTATTTGCTTGCGCCTCCCGCCCGCGAACGGGTACAGCGGATGCGTGTCTGTTTCCAGTATGCCGACGAACAATATCTGTATGTGACTCCTTTGGATGAAGTTTCGGATCAACCGTACCTTGTCCGTTATCATGTTCCCCAAATCAACGAAGAGTTTGCAGAGACGTGTAAGTTGCTATGGCGTCATGCGCAAGTCAATTTATTAGATGTAGCCATCGATGAAGCAGGGATCCTGACTCCTTCTTTCATCGTACTCGAACCGGATTACTTGCTTGATATCAGTTCCCTTGCCGAGTGTTTCCGCGACTACGGACACCATCCGGGCAACTATTTTCTTTCCCGTCTTCAGCCAATTGAAAATGCCCGTCCTTTGTTATTGGGAAATATTGCCAATCTTTTTCTGGACGAATGCATTCATGCAAAAGGGGAAGAGATAGACTATCGTACCTGTATGCAGAAAGCCTTCCGGCGTTATCCTATTGAACTGGCCGCCTGTTCTGATTTACGAGATAAAGAGAAAGAACGCCAATTCTTTGAAGACTGCAAGTTACATTTCGATCATATCCGTGAAACAGTAAATGACACCTTTCATGCAGCCGGCTATGAACTTGACAAAACAGATGCCGTGCTCGAACCGTCTTATATTTGTGAGGCACTTGGACTTCAGGGGCGTCTTGACTATATGCAGCGAGATATGTCTTCTTTCATCGAAATGAAATCCGGTAAAGCTGATGAATATGCTATCCGGGGAAAGATAGAGCCGAAAGAGAATAATAAGGTACAGATGTTGCTTTATCAAGCTGTTTTGCAATATTCGATGGGAATGGATCACCGGAAAGTGAAAGCCTATTTGTTTTATACCCGCTATCCGCTTCTTTATCCTTCCCGTCCTTCGTGGGCAATGGTGCGTCGGGTGATTGATCTGCGTAATCGAATTGTAGCCGATGAATATGGCATCCAATTACGGAACAGCCTGGAATATACATCACAAAAACTGGAAGAAATCAATGCTTCCACTTTGAATGAACGAGGATTGAAAGGACGTTTTTGGGAGAAATACCTGCGGCCTTCTATTGATAATTTTCAATCGAAGCTGAAAGCTCTTTCCACATTGGAAAAGAATTATTTCTATGCAGTGTATAACTTCATTACCAAGGAACTTTATACCTCAAAATCCGGTGACGTGGATTATGAAGGACGTACAGGGGCAGCTTCTTTATGGCTCTCTACATTGACAGAGAAGTGTGAGGCCGGAGAAATCATTTATAATTTGAAAATAAAGGAGAATCATGCTGCTGATGAACATAAAGCCGGACTTACTTTTTCTTTCTTTCAAGCTTCCCTTCCTAATTTCCGTCAAGGAGATGCTATTATCCTTTATGAACGGAATTGCGACACAGATAATGTTACCAATAAAATGGTTTTCAAAGGTAATATTGAGTATCTGACGGAAAACGAAATTGGTATTCGTCTGCGTGCTACCCAGCAGAATCCATCCGTACTTCCTGCCGAAAGCCTCTATGCGATAGAACATGATATCATGGATACGACATTCCGCTCCATGTACCACGGCTTGTATGCTTATCTTTCTGCTACACAGGAACGCCGGGACTTGTTGTTATCACAACGCCCTCCGAGATTTGATGAATCATTGGATTCTCTTATTGCCTGTTCGGAGGATGATTTTACACGAGTCGCCCTGAAAGCCAAAGCCGCACAGGATTATTTCCTTCTTATCGGGCCTCCGGGAACGGGCAAGACTTCGTGTGCCTTGAAGAAAATGGTAGAAACCTTTCATGCGGACGAGCACGCGCAGATTCTTTTGCTTTCCTATACCAATCGGGCTGTTGACGAGATATGTAAGTCGTTGGCTTCCATTGTCCCGGCAGTTGATTTTATTCGGGTGGGAAGTGAATTATCCTGTGATGAAGCCTATCGTGAGCATCTGATTGAAAATAAGTTATCTTCATGCAACCGCCGTTCAGAGGTTTACGAGCGTATTCGGAATTGCCGGATTATGGTGGGAACCGTAGCGGCTATTTCCGGTAAACCGGAACTGTTTTATTTGAAACATTTTGATGTGGCTATCATTGATGAGGCTACTCAAATATTGGAACCGCAGTTGCTGGGTCTTCTCTGCCTCCGCGGAGAAGACGGGAAAAATGCAATTGATAAGTTTGTGTTGATTGGAGATCATAAGCAACTACCTGCCGTTGTACTGCAAAACACTGAACAGTCGGCAATCTATGATGAATCATTACTGTCTATCGGGTTGAGTAATTTGAAAGATTCTTTGTTCGAACGTCTTTACCGAAACTGTACGGTAGTATGTTCATCATCCGCCATTCAGCGTTCCTATGATATGCTTTGTCGTCAGGGGCGTATGCATCCGGAAGTTGCTTTATTTGCCAATCGTGCTTTTTACGGAGGGCGTCTGATTCCTGTCGGGTTACCTCATCAAATGGAGGACTCGGACACGATCTGCCGTTTGGCCTTTTATCCTTCTGTGCCGGAGAAAGCGGGAGCATCTGCCAAAATCAACCATTCGGAAGCACGTATCGTTGCAGATTTGGCCGTTCGCATTTATGAACACCATCGGTCGGATTTTGACGAATCCCGTACTTTAGGAATCATTACCCCTTATCGGAGTCAGATAGCATTGATAAAAAAAGAATTAGAATCAGTAGGTATTCCGGCTCTGAATCGCATTCTGGTCGACACCGTGGAGCGGTTCCAGGGAAGCGAGCGTGATGTAATAATCTACTCCTTCTGTGTCAACTACCCTTATCAATTGAAATTTCTATCCAACCTGACGGAAGAAGAGGGTGTTTGGATTGACCGGAAACTGAATGTTGCCTTGACTCGTGCAAGGATACAGATGTTTATTACAGGAGTTCCCGAACTCCTGAAGCTTAATCCTCTTTACAAAAGTTTATTAAAATTAATGGAAGTCTCCTGA
- a CDS encoding transposase yields the protein MAKIQKISEIHPTLGFTEFDILEKCRKSFHESELGRLHSVFPFDRMAKAAGLSEQRLGRRNIFSPSAKIALMVLKAYTGFSDRKLVEHLNGNIHYQMFCGIMIPPSLPITNFKIVSAIRNEIASRLDIDSFQEILASHWKPYLDNLHVCMTDATCYESHMRFPTDMKLLWESIEWLYSHICRHCRDLGIRRPRNKYRNVAESYLSYCKKRKRRASRTRMLKRRMIKLLEKLLSQRDGLHSEYGALLRYTQDYHKRLSIIRKVLVQEKEMFEGRKVSDRIISIDRHYVRPIVRGKETKSVEFGAKVNNIQIDGISFIEHLSFKAFNEGIRLKDCIRMQQKLMNVRVRCVAADSIYANNANRKFCTKYGISTSFVRKGRAGKDEPLRKVLRSELSKERATRLEGSFGTQKQHYSLARIKARNKKTEILWIFFGIHTANAILMIDKIRNRTGKAA from the coding sequence ATGGCTAAGATACAAAAAATTTCAGAAATCCACCCAACTTTGGGCTTTACAGAATTTGATATTCTGGAAAAATGCCGCAAGAGTTTTCATGAGAGTGAGCTTGGCAGGCTTCATTCGGTCTTTCCATTTGATCGTATGGCAAAAGCCGCAGGCCTGTCTGAACAACGTTTGGGCCGCAGGAACATATTCAGTCCTTCCGCAAAGATCGCCCTTATGGTCCTGAAGGCATACACCGGATTCTCCGACAGGAAACTGGTGGAACATCTGAACGGGAACATACACTACCAGATGTTCTGTGGCATCATGATCCCCCCGTCCCTTCCCATAACCAACTTCAAGATAGTCAGTGCCATCCGTAATGAGATAGCATCCCGCCTTGACATTGATTCCTTCCAGGAGATCCTGGCTTCACACTGGAAACCTTATCTTGATAACCTTCACGTCTGCATGACCGATGCCACATGCTATGAGAGCCACATGCGTTTTCCTACGGACATGAAACTCCTTTGGGAAAGCATCGAATGGCTCTACAGTCATATATGCCGGCATTGCAGGGATCTGGGCATAAGGCGTCCGCGCAACAAATACAGGAATGTGGCGGAATCCTATCTGTCCTACTGCAAGAAAAGAAAGAGGAGAGCTTCAAGGACAAGAATGCTTAAGCGCCGTATGATCAAGCTTCTTGAAAAGCTCCTCAGTCAAAGGGATGGGCTCCATAGCGAGTACGGTGCTTTACTCCGATATACGCAGGATTACCATAAGCGTCTTTCCATCATCAGAAAGGTGCTTGTACAGGAAAAGGAAATGTTTGAAGGGCGAAAAGTCAGTGACCGCATCATCAGCATCGACCGTCATTATGTACGTCCCATCGTCAGAGGCAAGGAAACCAAGTCCGTCGAGTTCGGTGCAAAGGTCAATAATATACAGATAGACGGCATATCGTTCATCGAACACCTCTCGTTCAAGGCTTTCAATGAGGGGATACGCTTGAAGGACTGTATCCGTATGCAGCAGAAGCTGATGAATGTAAGGGTAAGATGTGTGGCTGCCGATTCCATATATGCCAATAATGCCAACAGAAAGTTCTGTACTAAATATGGGATATCCACATCCTTTGTGCGCAAGGGAAGGGCGGGCAAAGATGAGCCTTTGAGGAAGGTGCTTAGAAGCGAACTCTCAAAAGAAAGGGCCACACGGCTTGAAGGAAGCTTCGGCACTCAAAAGCAACATTACTCGCTCGCAAGGATAAAGGCAAGGAACAAGAAGACGGAAATCCTGTGGATTTTCTTCGGAATACATACAGCAAATGCCATACTGATGATTGACAAGATCAGGAACAGAACGGGGAAAGCTGCATGA
- a CDS encoding GH92 family glycosyl hydrolase, which translates to MKLKTFLLIGCLGGLFTHSSCTAPTNVKDYSVYVNPFIGTGGHGHTFPGAVVPHGMIQPSPDTRMDGWDACSGYYYADSTINGFSHTHVSGTGCCDYGDVLLMPTVGKQRYLTTDPQSQTLVYASSFSHENEVEEPGYYSVFLDTYQVKAEISATERGAIHRYTFPENMESGFIIDLDYSLQRQTNSEMEIEVINDTEICGHKKTTYWAFDQYINFYAKFSKPFSYTLITDSITMDNGKRLPVCKALLHFNTKKNEQVLVKVGVSAVDIAGARKNVESEIPGWDFDKVRKDARQAWNQYLSKIDITTSDKEDKTIFYSALYHTGISPNLFSDADGRYLGMDLKVRQGDTAHPVYTVFSLWDTFRALHPLMTIIDPDLNNQFIHSLIKKQQEGGIYPMWDLASNYTGTMIGYHAVPVIVDAYMKGYRDFDAKEAYKACLRAAEYDTTGIKCPYLVLSHLMPKAKYYKNAIGYIPCDRENESVAKALEYAYDDWCISIFAEAMNDFDSKAKYERFAKAYEFYFDKSTRFMRGLDSQGEWRTPFNPRASVHRNDDYCEGTAWQWTWFVPHDVEGLVNLMGGEDAFAQKLDSLFTADSSLEGETTSSDISGLIGQYAHGNEPSHHVTHLYNYVNRPWRTQELVDSVYRSQYANSVDGLSGNEDCGQMSAWYVLNSMGFYQVCPGKPVYSIGRPAFDKAVINLPDGKKFSIVVKNNTKKNKYIDKVMLNNKPLDTPFFNHQDIVNGGTIEIQMSDQPTRWGVK; encoded by the coding sequence ATGAAATTAAAAACATTCCTACTAATAGGATGTTTAGGAGGTTTATTCACACATAGCTCCTGCACAGCCCCCACGAATGTAAAAGACTATAGTGTTTATGTCAACCCTTTTATCGGTACCGGTGGACACGGTCATACGTTCCCCGGAGCGGTAGTTCCCCACGGCATGATTCAGCCCAGCCCGGACACTCGGATGGACGGTTGGGATGCCTGCTCCGGTTATTATTACGCAGACTCCACCATCAATGGTTTCTCACATACACACGTCAGCGGCACAGGTTGCTGCGACTACGGGGATGTGTTGTTGATGCCTACCGTTGGAAAGCAGCGATATCTAACTACCGATCCCCAAAGCCAGACACTGGTCTATGCTTCTTCTTTCTCTCACGAGAATGAGGTGGAAGAGCCCGGATATTATTCCGTCTTTCTGGATACTTATCAGGTAAAAGCTGAAATATCGGCAACTGAACGTGGTGCCATTCACCGTTATACTTTCCCCGAAAATATGGAATCCGGTTTTATCATCGATTTGGATTATAGCCTGCAACGACAGACTAACTCGGAAATGGAAATCGAGGTAATCAATGACACAGAAATCTGCGGACATAAGAAAACGACTTATTGGGCTTTCGACCAATATATTAATTTCTATGCCAAATTCTCTAAACCGTTCTCTTATACATTGATTACGGATTCTATTACCATGGACAACGGCAAACGACTTCCCGTCTGCAAAGCTCTGTTACATTTCAATACGAAGAAGAACGAACAAGTGCTTGTGAAAGTAGGCGTCTCCGCTGTCGATATAGCAGGTGCACGCAAGAATGTCGAATCAGAAATTCCCGGATGGGATTTCGATAAAGTACGCAAGGATGCACGCCAGGCATGGAATCAATACCTGTCGAAAATTGATATTACCACTTCCGACAAGGAAGATAAGACCATCTTCTACTCCGCTCTTTATCATACGGGAATCAGTCCGAATCTATTTAGTGATGCCGACGGACGTTATTTGGGAATGGATCTTAAAGTGCGTCAGGGAGATACGGCTCATCCGGTGTATACCGTATTCTCACTGTGGGACACTTTCCGTGCACTGCACCCGTTAATGACAATTATCGACCCCGATTTGAATAATCAATTCATCCATTCACTGATAAAGAAGCAACAGGAAGGCGGAATATACCCGATGTGGGATTTGGCCTCCAACTATACCGGTACCATGATCGGCTATCATGCGGTCCCCGTTATAGTGGATGCTTACATGAAAGGATACCGTGACTTCGATGCCAAAGAAGCCTATAAAGCCTGTCTGCGTGCAGCCGAATATGATACCACCGGCATCAAATGCCCGTATTTGGTACTGTCTCATCTGATGCCGAAAGCGAAATATTATAAGAATGCCATTGGTTATATTCCTTGCGACCGTGAAAATGAATCCGTAGCAAAAGCTTTGGAGTATGCGTATGACGACTGGTGTATTTCTATTTTCGCAGAGGCAATGAACGATTTTGACTCCAAAGCCAAGTACGAGCGTTTTGCCAAAGCATACGAATTCTATTTCGACAAATCAACTCGCTTCATGCGCGGACTCGACTCTCAAGGCGAATGGCGCACACCGTTCAATCCACGTGCATCCGTTCATCGCAATGATGATTATTGTGAAGGAACGGCATGGCAATGGACCTGGTTTGTGCCTCACGATGTAGAAGGATTGGTCAATCTGATGGGAGGCGAAGATGCATTTGCTCAAAAACTGGATTCGCTGTTTACAGCTGATTCATCACTCGAAGGTGAAACGACATCATCAGATATCAGTGGACTTATCGGCCAATACGCACACGGCAACGAGCCCAGTCACCATGTGACCCATCTGTACAATTACGTAAATCGTCCGTGGAGAACCCAAGAATTGGTAGACAGCGTTTACCGAAGCCAATATGCCAACAGCGTAGATGGTCTGTCGGGCAACGAAGACTGCGGTCAGATGTCTGCATGGTATGTCCTCAACTCGATGGGATTCTATCAGGTATGTCCGGGAAAACCGGTGTATTCCATCGGTCGCCCCGCTTTCGATAAAGCAGTAATCAACCTGCCTGATGGAAAGAAGTTTAGTATTGTAGTAAAAAACAACACGAAAAAGAATAAATACATTGACAAGGTAATGCTGAATAACAAACCGCTGGATACTCCGTTCTTCAATCATCAGGATATCGTGAACGGTGGAACGATCGAAATCCAGATGAGTGATCAACCTACCCGATGGGGAGTCAAATAA
- a CDS encoding FecR family protein — protein MKEKKKNNLSEEIINRYLADQCSEEELIEVNAWMKESEENARQLFRMEEIYHLGKFDQYANEQRILRAERRLYKKLDEEKRKRRKTVLNIQRWMKYAAMIGIICVIGGRIGYWLYQNGNDPQMLVSVANEGIVKEIILPDSTKVWLNHSATLKYPREFSEKERNVYLDGEAYFEVTPNLHRPFIVQSDAMRVRVLGTTFNFKCDRNCRIAEATLIEGEIEVKGNREEGQIILSPGQRAELNKNNGRLTVKQVDAKLDAVWHNNLIPFQKANIFTITKTLERFYDVKIILSPDMKADKTYSGVVKRKSTIESVLKSLQNSIPIDYKIVGNNIFISPK, from the coding sequence ATGAAGGAAAAGAAAAAGAATAATCTGAGTGAAGAAATAATAAACAGATATCTGGCAGATCAATGTTCTGAAGAAGAGCTCATCGAGGTGAATGCCTGGATGAAGGAATCGGAAGAAAATGCCCGCCAGCTCTTTCGCATGGAAGAAATTTATCATCTCGGTAAATTCGACCAGTATGCTAACGAGCAGCGAATACTTCGTGCGGAAAGAAGGCTTTATAAAAAGTTGGACGAGGAAAAAAGAAAACGGAGAAAAACAGTACTAAATATACAGCGTTGGATGAAATACGCTGCAATGATTGGTATTATATGTGTAATTGGAGGCAGGATCGGATATTGGCTTTATCAAAATGGAAACGACCCACAAATGCTAGTATCAGTTGCCAATGAAGGCATCGTGAAAGAGATCATCTTACCGGATAGCACCAAAGTCTGGCTGAATCATTCGGCAACTTTAAAGTATCCCCGCGAATTTTCCGAGAAAGAGCGTAACGTTTATTTGGACGGAGAGGCTTACTTCGAGGTGACCCCCAACCTACATAGGCCATTCATCGTACAAAGTGATGCGATGCGGGTACGTGTACTGGGAACGACATTCAACTTCAAATGTGATAGGAATTGCCGAATAGCAGAAGCAACATTGATTGAAGGTGAAATTGAAGTAAAAGGCAACAGAGAAGAAGGACAAATTATTCTCTCGCCCGGTCAACGCGCCGAATTAAACAAGAACAACGGCCGACTGACAGTCAAGCAAGTAGACGCCAAGTTGGATGCAGTATGGCACAACAACCTGATTCCATTCCAAAAAGCGAATATATTCACAATAACCAAAACATTGGAACGTTTCTATGACGTCAAGATTATCTTGTCCCCGGACATGAAAGCAGACAAAACCTATTCCGGTGTAGTGAAAAGGAAATCAACCATCGAATCGGTGTTGAAATCATTGCAAAACTCCATACCTATCGATTATAAAATCGTAGGAAACAACATCTTTATCTCTCCTAAATAG
- a CDS encoding RNA polymerase sigma-70 factor has protein sequence MNENFDVTYKALFHKYYPSLIFYATRLIGEEEAEDVVQDVFVELWRRKNYIEIGDQIHAYLYRAIYTRALNVLKHRNVEDGYCAAMEEINQRRAEFYQPDHNEVIRRIEDKELRKEIHDAINELPDKCKEVFKLSYLHDMKNKEIADALGISLRTVEAHIYKALKYLRNRLNPFWTILFLFLWR, from the coding sequence ATGAATGAGAACTTCGATGTAACTTACAAAGCATTATTCCACAAGTACTACCCCAGCCTCATCTTCTATGCTACCCGACTGATAGGCGAAGAAGAGGCGGAAGACGTGGTACAGGATGTCTTTGTGGAACTATGGAGACGGAAAAACTACATTGAGATAGGCGACCAGATACACGCCTATCTCTATCGAGCTATCTACACCCGTGCCCTCAACGTTTTGAAACATCGTAATGTAGAAGACGGCTACTGTGCCGCTATGGAAGAAATCAACCAAAGACGTGCAGAGTTTTATCAGCCGGACCACAATGAAGTAATCCGGAGGATTGAAGACAAGGAACTCCGCAAAGAAATCCACGATGCGATTAATGAACTTCCGGACAAATGCAAAGAAGTTTTCAAGCTAAGCTACCTGCACGATATGAAAAACAAAGAGATAGCCGATGCTCTCGGTATTTCCCTCCGCACCGTGGAGGCCCATATCTATAAGGCTTTGAAATACTTACGAAACCGTCTCAATCCTTTTTGGACGATTCTTTTCTTATTTTTATGGAGATAA
- a CDS encoding GH92 family glycosyl hydrolase, producing the protein MKAPIYLCLLLTCILISCNPAQEKHETDYTLYVNPFIGTDFTGNTYPGAQAPFGMVQLSPDNGLPGWDRISGYFYPDSTIAGFSHTHLSGTGAGDLYDISFMPVTLPYKEAEAPLGIHSRFSHKDESARAGYYQVRLTDYNINVELTATERCGIQRYTFPQAQSAIFLNLKKAMNWDFTVDSHIEVVDSVTIQGYRFSDGWARDQQVYFRTRFSKPFEKIELDTTAIIKDNKRIGTAVIARFDFNTQKDEQILVSTAISGVSMEGAAKNLQTEVPENDFDKYLAETKANWNRQLGKIEIKGDNENDKVNFYTALYHSMMAPTIYCDVDGAYYGPDKKVHRTDGWLNYSTFSLWDTYRAAHPLFTYTDPERVNDMVKSLIAFYEQNGRLPVWNFYGSETDMMIGYHAVPVIVDAYLKGMGDFDAEKALDACVATANLEHYRGIGLYKQLGYIPYNVTDRYNAENWSLSKTLEYAFDDYCIAEMAKKMGKQDIADVFYKRSQNYKNLYNPETSFMQPRDDKGGFINDFKADDYTPHICESNGWQYFWSVQHDIDGLIDLVGGENRFAEKLDSMFTYHPAADDELPIFSTGMIGQYAHGNEPSHHVIYLFNAIGQENRTQEYVAKVMNELYKNEPAGLCGNEDCGQMSAWYVFSAMGFYPVNPVSGKYEIGTPLFPQMQLHLANGKTFTVLAPEVNKENIYIQSIKVNGQPYEKTYITHEQIMSGATVEFEMGSTPPANRVTFEEERP; encoded by the coding sequence ATGAAAGCACCTATTTATCTATGCTTGCTGTTAACCTGCATACTCATTTCTTGTAACCCTGCACAAGAGAAGCACGAAACAGATTACACATTGTACGTAAATCCATTTATCGGAACCGACTTCACCGGAAACACATACCCCGGTGCACAAGCTCCTTTCGGAATGGTGCAACTTAGCCCGGACAACGGACTACCGGGATGGGACCGTATCTCCGGCTATTTCTATCCGGACAGCACGATTGCCGGATTCAGCCATACCCACCTCTCCGGCACCGGAGCAGGAGATTTGTACGACATTTCTTTTATGCCTGTCACCCTCCCTTACAAGGAAGCGGAAGCTCCGCTTGGCATCCACTCCAGGTTCTCCCATAAAGACGAAAGTGCCCGTGCCGGTTATTATCAGGTACGCCTGACGGATTATAACATCAACGTCGAACTGACTGCCACCGAACGTTGCGGCATTCAGCGTTACACATTCCCCCAAGCACAATCGGCCATCTTCCTAAACCTGAAGAAGGCTATGAACTGGGATTTCACCGTCGATTCCCATATCGAAGTCGTAGACTCCGTCACGATTCAAGGCTATCGTTTCTCCGACGGTTGGGCACGCGACCAACAGGTCTATTTCCGTACCCGCTTCTCCAAACCTTTTGAGAAAATAGAGCTGGACACTACCGCTATCATCAAAGACAACAAACGCATCGGTACAGCCGTCATCGCCCGCTTCGACTTCAACACTCAAAAGGATGAACAGATATTGGTAAGTACCGCTATTTCCGGTGTCAGCATGGAAGGTGCAGCCAAAAACCTGCAAACGGAAGTCCCCGAAAACGACTTCGATAAATACCTGGCTGAAACAAAGGCAAACTGGAACCGCCAGCTCGGAAAGATTGAAATAAAAGGGGATAACGAAAATGATAAGGTGAATTTCTACACAGCTCTCTACCATTCGATGATGGCTCCCACGATTTACTGTGATGTAGACGGAGCTTACTACGGTCCCGATAAGAAAGTGCACCGGACCGACGGTTGGCTAAATTACAGTACTTTCTCCCTTTGGGACACCTATCGTGCCGCCCATCCCCTCTTTACCTACACCGATCCGGAACGTGTGAACGACATGGTGAAATCTCTCATCGCTTTTTACGAACAGAACGGACGTCTGCCGGTATGGAACTTCTATGGAAGTGAAACAGACATGATGATCGGCTATCACGCTGTCCCTGTCATTGTAGATGCTTATCTGAAAGGAATGGGTGACTTTGATGCCGAGAAAGCCCTCGATGCCTGTGTAGCAACAGCCAATCTGGAGCATTACCGTGGAATCGGGCTCTACAAGCAATTAGGATATATCCCTTACAATGTAACAGATCGCTACAATGCTGAAAACTGGTCATTATCCAAAACATTGGAATATGCTTTCGATGATTACTGCATTGCCGAAATGGCTAAAAAGATGGGCAAACAAGATATTGCGGACGTATTCTACAAACGTTCTCAAAACTATAAGAATCTTTATAACCCGGAAACCTCTTTCATGCAGCCACGTGACGACAAAGGTGGCTTTATCAACGATTTCAAAGCCGATGACTATACCCCGCACATCTGCGAAAGCAACGGATGGCAATATTTCTGGTCTGTACAGCATGATATTGACGGACTGATCGACCTTGTAGGAGGTGAAAACCGTTTTGCCGAGAAACTGGACAGTATGTTTACCTATCATCCGGCAGCAGATGATGAACTGCCGATCTTCAGCACAGGCATGATAGGACAATATGCGCATGGCAATGAACCGAGCCATCACGTTATTTACCTGTTCAATGCCATAGGACAGGAAAACCGCACGCAAGAATATGTGGCCAAAGTGATGAACGAACTTTATAAGAACGAACCGGCCGGTCTTTGTGGCAACGAAGATTGCGGACAGATGTCGGCATGGTATGTATTCAGCGCTATGGGATTCTATCCGGTGAATCCGGTCAGCGGCAAGTACGAAATAGGTACTCCCCTCTTCCCCCAAATGCAGCTACACCTTGCCAATGGGAAAACCTTTACCGTACTCGCTCCCGAAGTCAATAAAGAAAATATCTATATCCAATCTATCAAGGTTAACGGACAGCCGTATGAGAAAACGTATATCACCCATGAGCAAATAATGAGTGGAGCGACTGTAGAATTCGAGATGGGCAGCACTCCCCCAGCAAACAGAGTCACATTTGAGGAAGAACGACCTTAA